TCATTTTCACggaagttatctctacacccatccAGGCAGATTTTTGCAttgtgaaaatgaaatatatgttCCCTTTCTATTTAACAACTTGCTATCATTTGGATACAGTTTATGCCATTGCAGatgcctttgttgttgttgtttttgaagcGTTCATTTGCTTCTTCTCTTTCATGCACGCTCTTCCGTTTCCTGTAGGTAGAGTTCAAGTGGGTTGCCGGGAGCTGCGTTCCACCAAATACATCTCCGATGGCCAGTGCACCAGCATCAGCCCCCTGAAAGAGCTGGTGTGTGCTGGTGAGTGCTTGCCCCTGCCGGTGCTGCCCAACTGGATAGGGGGAGGCTATGGAACCAAGTACTGGAGCAGGAGGAGCTCCCAGGAATGGAGGTGTGTCAATGACAAAACACGCACCCAGAGAATCCAGCTTCAGTGCCAAGATGGCAGCACGCGCACCTACAAAATCACAGTGGTCACCGCCTGCAAGTGCAAGAGGTACACTCGGCAGCACAATGAGTCCAGTCATAACTTTGAGAGCATGTCGCCTGCCAAGCCAGCCCAGCATCACAGAGAGCGGAAAAGAGCCAGCAAATCCAGCAAGCACAGCCTGAGTTAGAACTCAGACTCTCGACACCAGACTGGCTAGTAACCATCTGCTTTACAGATCTGATTGCTTGGAAGACTCAAGCCTGCCATTGCTATTTTCTTACTTGAAAATAGATGCTTTGTGCTTTGATCAAACCCACCAAGCTGTCCTAAGTATCAGGACCTTCTCTGggaatagcttttctttttcaagtttttcaagATGTATGCATATCCTTGAGTGCAATTTGCATTTAAATTCCATGCAACCTGTAGTTTTAATTCCCCATGGTTCTCGAAAGACTGGTGATACTATATACATCACCGAatcattactttttaaagcagaaaagggCTTCTTGGTTATCCTCCACtctccagcccatcccccaccccacaccatcCCCAGCAAAACCCTTTCAtaattaaagagttaaaaaaaaattgttgccatGAATCTTCACAGTAACATTTCAgaaaggtgcttttttttttttttttttttttggtaattttcatGGGAAGTTTAGCAGCCGTGAGTGATCTCCTTTGAAAGAGTGAAAGATATTGTGACATTTCACTTCAAAAATAAGCCCTGTAGCTTTTTACAGTCTCATAGTATGAAATTATACCCTGCATGCTGACCCTTGCTTACAATGGAATGCCAGAAATGCATGGCAGCAGCTAATAAGTAAAACTGATGAACTATTTATTTGTCAATGTTATTATTTAATGAGCTTtcacatgtgattttttttcaaactgttaattttttatgttttgaagcTTTTCCATGTACCTAAATATTTTCCTGTATGATTTGTGGTTGATCTAGAAATATGAGAATACGTGtagatatgtaaaataaatattttagtctcctttttacatatatgttttatcATGAACTTTATCAATAGTATGGATCCTTTTAAATCAATAAGATGctttgtaaaactgaaatatataatACCTTTTTGTTTAATCTGTGCAATCCGAAGGTGATTTAACCTTCAATTCCATCAGTTTCTTTTAACGAAAATAAACACTGCTAAAAGTTGTTGTCCTTGCCTTTAACATGTATGAAAAAGGTGCACGTGTAACAAAATTAGAATTTATGTATCAGAATAATTGATTTCTTTGATAAGGCACAttcaagttttgaaaaaaaaaagttcttcagtaacagaggagagaaagaaagacaatctTTTCAGTAAAGGGATGATTTAAAAAGTTGGGTGACAATCCAGTTGTAGTGAGCTGTAATGAgaatatcatatgtatatacacctGGGATGCCAAGTCTGCTGCCCATTATAATCACCTGGAGGAGATAATTTAAGACCCAATGTCCAGGCTGGCATCCAAATTACATCGTACTTTCTGGGGGTAGAACTCAGATATCAGCAGATTTTAAGGTTTTCCAGGTGATTCCAGCATACAGCTAAATTTGAGAAAGGACTTGTGAAAAAACTACTATCATCTGTTAGGGGAATTTTGAATACTATtgcgtgcccctcccccacccccaaacaacaaataaaaccaaataaaaacaacaaaggaaacaaaaactaatttttcagtattttcgAGTCTGACATGTTGAAACATTAAGCAACCTAGCCCCAGTAAAAATCAGATTGTACGGTTATATAACTGATGTGCCAATTCAATCAAATGATTGAGCCCATCGCTCTGCATGAAAACCAAAGAGGCTTGGTTATGGGCTGATAAGATCTTCTGGGTTTTCCCTTTTGGATTTTGAACACAAAGGGGTCCTTGGTCCTCTTCTGTAGCAGGTTGTGCTTTTGTAATTGCGAATTTAAACGTCACATGCGTATCACACATGgcattataaattaaataaaggcATTTTGTCCCTTTCCTATGAGAGGTAGGAGAGTCTCAACCTATATGAAGACAGAAAACCTCTCTAGATTTTATAATAATGCTATTATACCATCAGATAATGTAACAATTCATAGTCCACTATTGATTTATCTTCCAGTCTTACTAACTAGATATTAAACTATCTCATATTATGTCATATTAATACTTGAGACACTTATAATAATTATATCACAGGTTGAATATACCAAAAATGTATTGTTTCATATGTCTATTTCAGTGGTTTAACATTGCTCAATATGGGATATTTCATATAACAGACATTGAAGACACTGTAGCCATTTCTTCTGTCTCAACAAGAAGACACTTTTAATAGCCTTAGAGTTAATCTTAAAAATTAGTGTGTTCCAAGATCTGAGGCATAAAAAGGACTTGACCTGACAATGGCTTTTCAGAATCAAGAAGATTCTGCTgttgccttgaaaaaaaaaagtttatttatttacttttgagagatagagagagagagacagaggagagcccggagcaggttcccagctgtcagcgcagagcctgacacagggccacagggcttgatctcacaaactgtgaggtcatgacctgagctgaaatcaagagttggctgctttacccactgaggcacccagatgcccttgtTGTTTaccttttaataagaaaatgttgAAACATAAGTTTGGGTgataataaaatgctaaaatcaTCACTGATTTGACTGCTAATGTGAATTAGTAAACAAATGTACtaggaaaaatgaaatggagtAAAAAGATTATAAGACTTCTCTCGTCTTTGCTAAGTCAAGAATTAGATCGATTTCTCATGGTCACATTTAATTTACTGATCTGTTTCTGGCGGTGTTACATTGATGATACATCCATTGTGTGGTATTTGACATCAAATGAGAGGAAAAGGTCAGCAATCAATAAGAAAGGCCTAGGATACAATCAAGCTCCCAGAGAAGAGTGCAAATTAAAAGTCAACAGAAAGAGTAGCTTTACAGTTATTTAAAAAGGCGAAAAAGCACTTGCATCTGAATTGCTGAttttatttcagggttttttttttttctgattaaactATGCGTAATTGTCCTCTCACCTTAGTAGCTATCATTTCAAAATGGTGAATTGTGATAATTTCAGCAGATTCTGACCTCTAGTTCACATTCATGATATCTATCCATGAAGGATTTgtttgtcaaatttatttttgttgctgtgaATAAGGACTTTTTCAAGAGCCTTCGTAGATAGAATATAGATACTAATATtgatatttatacatacattagatatatagatagatgtgtatattaataacaaaaatgaaagaaaagttaatagcacatatacaaataaataatacagatagTGTGCTATACCCTAGTTAAACATGCACATAGAACCTTTAGAAATACCTACTTAcaaaagaattaacatttttctacaaattacttatatttattcatttacattaaTTACAAATAATTGCTAATTGGCAACATTCTATCAGCCATGTTtattttactgtgtatttttggaaaagcaatgaaatttaagttgctttaaaaaatttaattttgagagagagagagagagagtgtgagcgggggaaggacagagagagagggagacacagaatctgaagcaggctccaggctctgagctgtcagcacagagcccgatgcaggtctcgaacccacaaatggtgagatcacgacctaagccaaagtcggactcttaactgactgagccatccaggtgacccgcttttttttttaatattaaaaagaaacttaatcTATTCCAGCTCAATGTCAAATTAATAAGGTTTTACTAGACGGTCTTGCTGTATCATTCATTCTATCTGCtactagaattattttttaattacataaccTGATATATCTATTTAGCATGATATTTACTTGAGTAGGTATTGAATAGAATGGTTAAACTAGGTAGTTATGGTGGAAAGAATAGCACTCTGTCAAAGCAAAACCAGGAAACTTCCTAACAGCTGAATAAAGTCTCTGAACATTTAAATTTGCCATGTGAAATAACCTTTTTTTTGCAATCACTATGAAATTTAGGTATCAAAATCAAATTCATTATAGTTggatttaaaacattatttgaatTTGATGTAACTCTTGAAACTGTTTTTTAGCACTAAAGTGGCAACTCATTGCATACCTTAAATTCGGCATTTATATGCTTCCTGTAGTCATACAGTTCTAATGGAAAGTGAAATGCATGGAAAATCTTTGATGAAATCCTTGTAGACACTCAGAAGGAATTCAGAGGGAAAATGATTTAAGATCCTCAGTGCTAGAGTGCATTCTCTTGTTAGGATGTTTACTTCCCTTAAGTGTAGACCGGTGACTTCCATCTTGGTCCTGTTGAAACCTATTAAAATACAGCTCTGTGTTGTGTTAAATGAGTCGAGACTTGTGAACTAAGTAGACATTTGGCCACTGTTATTACATTCACAAAGGGAGACCTTCTAGAATAGATACTGCAAAAGGCATTCTCCTTGTCAGTATCATTTTCAATTCCATTGGTTTATCCATTATTCCTGACTCTTTATCTAACATTGCATTTGGTGCCTTTACCTGCATAGTTTGTAAATTGTCTTGAAGAGCTACAGGATGGCAAGTACCGCAAAAATCCCAATGGAAGGATGTTTTAGCTTCCTGGTTCAAGAATTGTTTAAAATGAATGCCAAACTGACTGCATAATTATCTCCAGTGCAAATTAGACTGAGTGTTCATCCTCCACATTGGCAGACCTGCTTGCTGAAGGATTTGTTTTCTGTCACAAACAAAGAAGAACGAAACAGTTTGGGAGATTTATGAAGAAactttaatgttttcctttgaattttagTAACTACACACTAAGGATTACCTTATattagtgatttcatttttttagcaATTGGATTAGGCCCTTGAATCTGAACCTGTCTAAATTGAATGATATCATCagtgatataaatatattcaacCCAAATTCATTGTTATTAAAACTGATCAAGGGTTTGATAGgcttaaagatatttatttattcactgttAAAACTATaactatcacttttttttttcagtaggaaTAAATGCCTTTTTTCGGGAATTTGTTATTAAATTCACAcaaatttaaaactcttttaCATTACAATCTTGGTTAATTTTCACACAGTGATCATTTGAGTCCTCTTATTCATTTAGGTGTTGATCTAAATTTGGCACTGAGAGACAGACTAAAACACAGAACCCAGCAGTCTAGTAACCAGAACTTTTTGACAATCCATGCAATCTTTAATTTGCACTCTATGTCTATAccgttgacccttgaacaacatgggttggAAGGTGTCGGTCCAGTAACACATGGATTTGTTAtggtacagtactataaatgtattttcttttatgattttcttttttttgttgttttaatttttaattttgtaaaaaaattacatccaaattaattagcatatagtgcaacaatgatttcacaaGTAGATTCcctagtgccctttacccatttagcccatcccccacccagaccccctccggtagccctctgtttgttctccatatttatgagtctcttctgttttgttcccctccctgtttttgtatttttgtttcctttcccttatgttcatctgttttgtctcttaaagtcctcatatgagtgaagtcataggatacttgtctttctctgactgactaatttcacttagcataataccctccagttccatccatgtagttgcaaatggcaagatttcattctttttgattgccaagtaatactccattatgtatatatatatatatatatatatatatatatatataccacatcttcttatccattcatccatcaatggacatttgtgctctttccatactttggctattgtggatagtgctgctataaacattggggtgcatgtgtccctttgaaacagcacacctgtatcctatGGATAAAGTGTACCTAGTAatgcgattgctgggtcatagggtagttctatttttagttttttgaggaaactccatactgttttccagagtggctgcaccagcttgcattcccaccgacaatgcaaaagagatcctctttctccagatccttaccaacatttgttgttgcctgagttgttcatgttagccattctgacaggtgtaaggtgatatctcattgtggttttgatttgtatttccctgatgatgagtgaagttgagcattttgtcatgtgtcggttggccatctggatgtcttctttggagaaatgtctattcatgtcttttgcccatttcttcactggattctttgttttttggctgttaagtttgataagttctttatagattttggatactaaccctttatctgatatgtcatttgcaaatatcttctctcattctgtcagttgcctttctcttatgattttcttaacattttttctctagcttactttattttaaaaatatagcatataatatatataacataaaaatgtgtgttaactgtttttgttattgataaggcttctggtcaacagtaggctatcagtagttaaatttggggggagtcacaagttatacatgaatttttgaCTGCAAGAGGTTGGTTtcactaggggctcctgggtggctcagtcgtttgagcatcaaacttcagcttaggtcatgatctggcgtccatgggttcaagccccacatcaggttctgtgctgacagctcagagcctcgagcctgcttcggattctgtgtctttctctctctctgcccctcccccactcactctctctgtctctctctgtcactctctctctctcaaaaataaataataaaaaaacattaaaaaaaaaaagaggttggtaTTCCTAacctccatgttgttcaagggtcagctttGACTGACAATCTTTACCAGCTGGAGCTTTCAatatatttgtttgctttgtttcctctCTTACTTCTCATATGTAGCttatatgttataaaatatttcaagtttttttaattcctcaagtttaaagtaaaaaaaaaaaaataaccaactcTTCCTTGCTACGGATTTCTTTGTTGCAATCCAAAGATAAACGTGCCAGATGCATTTAATAATCAAATGAAGTTCCATTTTGCTTGTTCAATACTGTCTTTCCTAAGAATTGGTTAATTTTGACAAGTTTGTATACTGATTAAGAAGTGTTTTACATTTAATCTGTGACTTAGTTTgaccttaatgtttattttagagagagagagagtgagagagagacagagtgtgagtgggggaggagccaagagagagggagacacagaatctgaagcaggctccaggctcctagctgtcagcacagagcccgacgcagggcccgaacccacaaactgtgagatcgtgacctgagccgaagttggacgcttaaccaactgagccacccaggtaccccttaattTGACATtctaaaaaagtaataaacaatGAAGTTTTCAATTTAACTTATTtgcagcttaaaaaaattttttttttttttaatttttttcaacattttttatttatttttgggacagagagagacagagcatgaacgggggaggggcagagagagagggagacacagaatcggaaacaggctccaggctccaagccatcagcccagagcctgacgcggggctcgaactcacggaccgtgagatcgtgacctggctgaagtcggacgtttaaccgactgcgccacccaggcgcccctaaaaaaaaaatttttttttttttacatttatttattttgagagagacagagatagtgttaaggaggggcagagagagagggaaacagagaatcccaagcaggctctgcactgtcagtgcgaaGTCtcatgcggggctcggactcatgaaactgtgagatcatgacctgagaggaaatcaagagtcggactttTAACTGAGCCTCGCAGGCCCCCCTGCAGCTTTTTTATGTAGTCTTTTTATACAAGTGACTTCAAGACATGCaaacttgttttgtttctaagtttttgtttaaatttcagttaacatacagtgtaatattagtttcaagtgtacaatatagtgattcaatacttccatacaacacccggtgctcatcaccaGGAGTGCCTACCTAAATCCCCTCCCCTATTTAACCCAttcaccccacccacctctcctctagtaaacattagtttgttctctgtagttaggagtctgtttcttagtttacctctctctctctttttttccctttgctcatatgttttgcttcttaaattccacatatgaatgaaataatatggtatttgtagttctctgatttattttgcttagcttaatactctctagctccatccatgtcattgtaaatggcaagatttcattctttttttaatggctacacacacacacacacacacacacacaccacaccacacacacatatcacatcttctttatccattcattagttggtgGACACGGGCtatttccatgatttggctactgtaaacaatgcttctataaacattgaggtgtgTGAGTATTTGAAtgggtatttttgtattctttaggtaaatacctagtagtggattgctggatcacagagtATCCAGCAATTTTTTTGaagagcctccacactgt
This DNA window, taken from Neofelis nebulosa isolate mNeoNeb1 chromosome 4, mNeoNeb1.pri, whole genome shotgun sequence, encodes the following:
- the SOSTDC1 gene encoding sclerostin domain-containing protein 1 isoform X1; the encoded protein is MLPPAIHFYLIPFACILMKSCLAFKNDATEILYSHVVKPVPAHPSSNSTMNQARNGGRHFSNTGLDRNSRVQVGCRELRSTKYISDGQCTSISPLKELVCAGECLPLPVLPNWIGGGYGTKYWSRRSSQEWRCVNDKTRTQRIQLQCQDGSTRTYKITVVTACKCKRYTRQHNESSHNFESMSPAKPAQHHRERKRASKSSKHSLS
- the SOSTDC1 gene encoding sclerostin domain-containing protein 1 isoform X2, whose amino-acid sequence is MAHPSSNSTMNQARNGGRHFSNTGLDRNSRVQVGCRELRSTKYISDGQCTSISPLKELVCAGECLPLPVLPNWIGGGYGTKYWSRRSSQEWRCVNDKTRTQRIQLQCQDGSTRTYKITVVTACKCKRYTRQHNESSHNFESMSPAKPAQHHRERKRASKSSKHSLS